One window from the genome of Opisthocomus hoazin isolate bOpiHoa1 chromosome 11, bOpiHoa1.hap1, whole genome shotgun sequence encodes:
- the PDE12 gene encoding 2',5'-phosphodiesterase 12, which translates to MWRRLRSALGRLRGWAAAGPGRAPAMERAVVRCVPSEPKLSLRFVLPDGSARHMQRDQAEPLGRALARIATNAAKGRDKAAKKSKKARAEGGPAGDAAAAPAVRLFSRDGEAVAEEVPNAAAWQDGAVLQIGEARYRVERNPPALTELRLPRSLLAGFPVCPKVSAEFAAPQHCLFRWFRERRPAAGEEEEEEAAAGGGGGPAWVEAAAGGRVFTPSNALVGLRLKLRCTPADGARRCGPPREVESSGPVEAGPGACTFDSRHLYTGKVCGEGSVRAVSYNTLADSYAQTEFSRTVLYPYCAPYALELDYRQSLLKKELAGYSADLICLQEVDKSVFTDSLAPALDAFGLEGLFRIKEKQHEGLATFYRRDKFCLLSRHDIAFSEALLLDPLHQELRDKLAKYPLVQEKVLQRSSVLQVSVLQSTTDPSRRVCVANTHLYWHPKGGNIRLIQVAVALSHIKHVACDLYPSTPVIFCGDFNSTPSSGAYSFINSGGIAEDHEDWVSNGEEERCNMPLSHPFKLLSACGEPAYTNYVGGFHGCLDYIFIDRNALEVEQVIPLPSHEEITAHQALPSVSHPSDHIALVCDLKWK; encoded by the exons ATGTGGCGCAGGCTGCGCTCCGCCCTTGGGAGGCTCCGCGGctgggccgccgccgggcccggccgcgcgcCCGCCATGGAGCGGGCCGTGGTGCGGTGCGTGCCGTCCGAGCCCAAGCTGAGCCTGCGGTTCGTCCTCCCTGACGGCAGCGCCAGGCACATGCAGCGGGACCAGGCGGAGCCGCTGGGCCGGGCGCTGGCCCGCATCGCCACCAACGCCGCCAAGGGCCGCGACAAGGCGGCGAAGAAGAGCAAGAAGGCGCGGGCGGAGGGCGGCccggcgggggacgcggcggcggcgccggccgtGCGGCTCTTCTCCCGCGACGGGGAGGCGGTGGCGGAGGAGGTGCCCAACGCGGCGGCCTGGCAGGACGGGGCCGTGCTGCAGATCGGCGAGGCGCGGTACCGCGTGGAGCGCAACCCGCCGGCGCTGACCGAGCTGCGGCTGCCGCGCTCGCTGCTGGCCGGCTTCCCGGTGTGCCCCAAGGTGAGCGCCGAGTTCGCGGCCCCGCAGCACTGCCTCTTCCGCTGGTTCCGCGAGCGGCGGCCCgcggcgggggaggaggaggaggaggaggcggcggcgggcggcggcggcggcccggcctgGGTggaggcggcggccggcgggcgcGTCTTCACGCCGTCCAACGCGCTGGTGGGACTGCGGCTGAAGCTGCGGTGCACGCCGGCGGACGGGGCGCGGCGGTGCGGGCCGCCGCGCGAGGTGGAGAGCAGCGGCCCCGTGGAGGCCGGCCCCGGCGCCTGCACCTTCGACTCCAGGCACCTCTACACCGGGAAGGTCTGCGGGGAGGGCTCCGTCCGCGCCGTCTCCTACAACACCCTGGCCGACTCCTACGCCCAGACCGAGTTCTCCCGCACCGTGCTCTACCCGTACTGCGCCCCGTACGCCTTGGAGCTCGACTACCGGCAGAGCCTCCTCAAGAAGGAGCTGGCGGGCTACAGCGCTGACCTCATCTGCTTGCAAGAGGTGGACAAGTCCGTCTTCACGGACAGCTTGGCTCCAGCCCTAGACGCTTTCGGACTCGAAGGGCTCTTCAGGATTAAAGAGAAGCAGCACGAAGGCCTGGCCACTTTCTACCGCAGGGACAAGTTCTGCCTCCTTAGCCGGCACGACATCGCTTTCAGCGAAGCCCTGCTCTTGGATCCGCTGCACCAGGAGCTGCGTGATAAGCTGGCCAAGTACCCCTTGGTGCAGGAGAAGGTGCTGCAGAGGTCATCTGTGCTGCAG GTTTCAGTTCTTCAGTCTACAACTGACCCTTCCAGGAGGGTTTGTGTAGCCAATACCCACCTCTACTGGCATCCAAAAG GAGGGAACATCCGGCTCATCCAAGTCGCTGTAGCCTTGTCTCACATCAAGCACGTAGCATGTGATTTGTATCCTAGCACACCAGTCATATTCTGTGGAGATTTTAACAGTACACCATCATCTGGAGCATATAGTTTTATTAACAGTGGTGGCATTGCTGAAGATCATGAAGACTGGGTCTCGAACGGTGAAGAAGAAAGGTGCAATATGCCTCTAAGCCATCCTTTCAAACTGCTAAGTGCTTGCGGAGAACCTGCTTACACGAACTATGTTGGTGGGTTTCATGGGTGTCTGGACTACATTTTCATCGACAGAAATGCTCTAGAGGTTGAACAGGTCATTCCATTGCCAAGTCATGAAGAAATAACAGCTCACCAGGCTTTGCCGAGTGTTTCACATCCTTCTGATCATATAGCACTAGTATGTGACTTAAAGTGGAAATAG